Proteins from a genomic interval of Paenibacillus sp. FSL R5-0623:
- a CDS encoding ATP-binding protein — protein MSQHNQLPLQWEFIISKVKSSVTVVDATLPELPLMYVNEHFTRLTGYTYEESVGLNCRFLQGQDTDSETVMQIRDALKKQQSIKIDILNYTKSGQKFWNELNIDPIFNESGECLYFVGIQYDISERKYAEQQLKFAASMAEMNSRGQLEFIGKLNHELRTPLNGIMGMIELVGMGETTDEQKEYLELARQSGEALLNIINNSLDMAKLGRGKMDVENIEFQPLKLIQQIVKTHEPAARNKHIRLLCHADLNVPDVLIGDPLRLRQVLDNLLSNAIKFTEQGEVQLQVDVRQQLMDTVVLMFSVRDTGIGIPQHQIEQLFDAFTQTDISHARRFGGSGLGLTICKELLELMNGQISVESTEGKGTQFDVTLPLLRQQAIPNVG, from the coding sequence ATGAGCCAACATAATCAACTCCCATTACAATGGGAATTTATCATCTCGAAAGTGAAATCCTCCGTGACGGTGGTCGATGCTACCTTGCCTGAGCTTCCGCTCATGTATGTTAACGAACACTTTACCCGGCTGACAGGATACACGTATGAAGAGTCTGTCGGACTCAATTGCCGATTTTTGCAAGGGCAGGATACAGACTCCGAAACGGTAATGCAGATCCGTGATGCATTAAAGAAACAACAATCCATTAAGATTGATATCTTAAATTATACAAAAAGTGGTCAGAAGTTCTGGAACGAACTGAATATTGATCCAATCTTTAATGAATCCGGAGAGTGTTTATATTTTGTAGGCATTCAATACGATATTTCAGAACGGAAGTATGCTGAACAGCAATTGAAGTTTGCCGCTTCCATGGCTGAGATGAACAGCAGAGGGCAATTGGAATTCATCGGCAAGCTGAATCACGAGCTTCGTACCCCGCTTAACGGCATTATGGGTATGATTGAACTTGTCGGTATGGGTGAAACTACGGATGAGCAGAAAGAATATCTGGAGTTAGCACGTCAATCAGGTGAGGCGCTACTTAACATCATTAACAATAGCCTGGATATGGCGAAACTGGGCAGAGGCAAAATGGATGTTGAAAACATTGAGTTTCAACCTCTAAAGCTGATTCAACAGATTGTAAAGACACATGAGCCTGCGGCACGGAATAAACACATACGTCTGCTCTGTCATGCTGATCTGAATGTTCCGGATGTGCTTATCGGTGATCCGCTAAGACTTCGGCAGGTACTGGATAATTTACTGAGTAATGCGATCAAGTTTACAGAACAAGGTGAAGTGCAGTTACAGGTGGATGTGAGGCAACAACTGATGGATACCGTTGTACTGATGTTCTCTGTGCGTGATACGGGGATTGGCATTCCCCAGCATCAGATCGAACAATTGTTTGATGCATTTACTCAGACCGACATCTCCCATGCGCGCCGATTTGGCGGAAGCGGTCTGGGTCTGACCATCTGCAAAGAACTGCTGGAACTGATGAACGGTCAGATTTCAGTGGAGAGTACCGAGGGGAAAGGTACACAGTTTGACGTTACACTGCCATTGCTGCGTCAACAGGCCATTCCCAATGTAGGATAA
- a CDS encoding DUF6199 family natural product biosynthesis protein, whose amino-acid sequence MRTLFFIFMVLCIINLCFPKFGWYLRYGWISRGEAEPSRPYMTMVRTTSLLMLLIAFTLAMA is encoded by the coding sequence ATGAGAACCCTCTTTTTTATATTCATGGTACTCTGTATCATCAATCTCTGTTTCCCAAAATTCGGCTGGTATCTGCGCTATGGCTGGATTTCCCGGGGTGAAGCCGAACCCAGCAGACCTTATATGACTATGGTCAGAACGACCAGCCTGCTGATGTTACTTATCGCCTTCACACTCGCTATGGCATGA
- a CDS encoding MFS transporter — MNIAFYPYWAAKTLLSLINVIYIMVITTFIYGLTGSVLSAAMFPLIQIIARIIAGLTLPLLVNRFPFSRLLTIISITKTFIMTCIAISLNHLISQLPLLLLGVVILSFLDGWETPLLNALTPRLVQGEDLVKANSLLSFSIQTVTIVGYAMTGFAVMNWGASQTFWAATSLSWAVLIFMIAMGSLTRNVEQPQKSAVSRNVLREGWSILWKNPSVRLITLMDIAQALAGSIWIGAVTLAFAKEALGRGEGWWGLMNSSYAAGTMLGGILALALAKRIQKHLIASMTMGSLLFSLLIVVYGLNNLPWLALVLCILMGPVHQIRDVAQQTALQNSVPVESLTKVYATHGVLISTVMSVSIVIFGLVADQLGVRWVYLIGGALFIVSAICSLSLSRVHRNHPIAKHTKNM; from the coding sequence ATGAACATCGCATTTTATCCGTACTGGGCCGCCAAAACGCTGCTCTCGCTTATTAATGTCATATATATCATGGTCATTACTACATTTATATACGGTCTCACTGGATCGGTACTCTCTGCTGCAATGTTTCCACTGATTCAGATCATTGCACGCATAATAGCAGGTCTCACTTTGCCATTACTTGTGAACCGTTTCCCATTCTCCAGACTATTGACCATCATTTCCATAACCAAAACATTCATCATGACCTGTATAGCCATTTCGTTGAATCACTTGATTTCACAACTGCCGCTTCTATTGCTCGGAGTGGTCATACTATCCTTTTTGGACGGATGGGAAACTCCGTTACTGAATGCTTTAACACCACGATTGGTTCAAGGAGAAGACCTTGTGAAAGCAAATAGCCTACTATCTTTCTCCATTCAGACTGTAACCATTGTCGGTTATGCCATGACTGGATTCGCCGTGATGAACTGGGGGGCGTCACAGACATTCTGGGCAGCTACAAGCCTGTCCTGGGCCGTTCTGATCTTCATGATTGCCATGGGTTCGCTCACACGGAATGTAGAACAACCTCAGAAATCTGCTGTATCGCGGAATGTATTGAGGGAAGGTTGGAGTATACTTTGGAAGAATCCATCAGTACGGCTGATTACGCTTATGGACATTGCCCAAGCACTTGCGGGTTCCATCTGGATCGGAGCTGTTACGCTGGCCTTTGCAAAAGAAGCTCTGGGACGAGGAGAAGGTTGGTGGGGACTCATGAACTCGAGTTACGCTGCTGGAACCATGCTTGGAGGTATTCTGGCTCTTGCACTAGCCAAACGTATTCAGAAGCATCTAATCGCTAGTATGACCATGGGTTCTCTTCTCTTCAGCCTTCTGATCGTCGTTTATGGTCTAAACAACCTGCCATGGCTCGCTCTGGTGTTATGCATACTGATGGGTCCAGTTCATCAGATTCGTGATGTGGCTCAGCAGACAGCGCTTCAGAACAGTGTACCTGTCGAATCCCTAACCAAGGTATACGCCACCCATGGCGTCCTGATATCCACGGTTATGAGTGTATCCATAGTTATCTTTGGTCTAGTCGCCGATCAACTGGGCGTTCGGTGGGTATACCTTATCGGTGGAGCCTTGTTTATTGTATCTGCGATATGCTCATTATCGTTGAGCAGAGTTCACAGAAACCATCCCATTGCTAAACATACGAAAAATATGTAA
- a CDS encoding DUF1904 family protein yields the protein MPFIRFKGFTGPQLEEVVPQITEQMALITHIPRERMKAERHDVQALTPSPASIEILMFQRDQEIHNRIASSVQAILEEAYMPDVHIFFNILSPTLYYKKGKPLTDYRLD from the coding sequence ATGCCGTTTATTCGCTTTAAAGGATTCACAGGTCCTCAGCTAGAGGAAGTTGTACCCCAAATTACAGAGCAGATGGCCCTAATTACTCATATTCCAAGGGAGAGAATGAAGGCAGAGCGTCATGATGTACAAGCGCTAACACCTTCTCCGGCTTCTATAGAGATTCTGATGTTTCAACGTGACCAGGAGATTCATAATCGGATTGCATCGTCGGTGCAAGCTATTTTGGAAGAAGCATATATGCCGGATGTGCACATTTTCTTCAATATATTGTCACCTACTTTGTATTATAAAAAAGGCAAGCCGCTTACAGATTATCGATTGGATTGA
- a CDS encoding sporulation protein YjcZ: protein MSQVGYGCGNVGGFGGGWTSTSAILVLFILLVIITKSFWL from the coding sequence ATGAGTCAAGTTGGATACGGTTGTGGCAATGTTGGTGGATTCGGCGGCGGATGGACTTCCACAAGTGCAATTCTTGTACTTTTCATCCTGCTCGTGATCATCACAAAATCTTTCTGGCTGTAA
- a CDS encoding tetratricopeptide repeat protein, with protein MTSNESQRFRYSEAPVWDWQRAYYEQKGLQAWTENQVPQYITSNPMIATAYAEMIFGFLQDLSNKGKISETVTILELGAGVGRLAHQILLKLLELKKFAGIQLPPFRYVMTDLVAENVLGWQEHPSMQSFIQQGIVDFARFDAVADTELNLVVAGTVIRPGDLKQPLLLIANYFFDSIPQELIYIGDGEIYECDLLVQSPDRRLDLEPAEMLKNMTLSYEYRRAPEYSADNYPYQELITLYKEELEDSHILFPAIGLSCLERLNKLSQSGYVLITADKGDHRLDNWKFAEPPEFVLHGSFSLTANYHAIQYVLEQQGAHTRFTTHHYKDLNVGCMLMVDEPISYVNTRLAYHRFVERFGPDDFFSMKQWVDSRIESMELKHILPFWRLGGYDAEFLIHSATHISSLLPDASDEEMLDIQSGIHTMWSSYYVMEQQGGLAFLAGQLLYEMYMYEDAKRFLEISLVADPSNHNPAVLYDLAVCCYELELEEETLSYTHKVLALEPDHEEAAALLQSFELI; from the coding sequence ATGACGTCAAATGAAAGTCAACGTTTTCGTTACAGTGAAGCTCCGGTCTGGGATTGGCAGAGAGCTTATTATGAACAGAAGGGGCTACAAGCTTGGACAGAGAACCAAGTCCCTCAATATATTACCAGTAATCCGATGATTGCCACAGCGTATGCAGAGATGATCTTTGGCTTTCTTCAGGACCTATCGAACAAAGGAAAGATCAGCGAGACCGTAACCATTCTTGAACTTGGAGCGGGTGTAGGGCGTTTGGCACATCAAATTCTCCTGAAACTGCTTGAATTAAAGAAATTTGCTGGAATACAGTTACCACCTTTCAGATATGTGATGACGGATCTCGTAGCGGAGAATGTGCTGGGTTGGCAAGAGCATCCATCCATGCAATCCTTTATTCAACAAGGTATAGTGGATTTTGCACGTTTTGACGCTGTAGCGGATACGGAATTGAATCTGGTCGTTGCAGGCACGGTTATTCGGCCCGGTGATCTGAAACAACCGTTGTTGTTGATTGCTAATTACTTTTTTGACAGCATTCCACAGGAATTAATCTATATTGGGGATGGCGAGATCTATGAGTGCGATCTGCTTGTTCAGTCTCCGGATCGTCGTCTTGATCTTGAGCCTGCTGAGATGCTGAAGAACATGACGCTGAGTTATGAGTATCGCCGAGCGCCGGAATACAGTGCGGATAACTATCCGTATCAGGAACTGATCACGTTGTACAAAGAGGAACTGGAGGATTCACACATTCTGTTCCCTGCAATCGGGTTGTCCTGTCTCGAACGGTTGAACAAGCTGTCACAGTCAGGTTATGTGTTGATTACCGCTGATAAAGGGGATCATCGCCTGGATAACTGGAAGTTCGCAGAGCCACCTGAATTTGTTCTTCATGGGAGTTTTTCTCTAACGGCTAACTACCATGCCATTCAATATGTCTTGGAACAACAGGGTGCCCATACACGATTCACAACACATCATTACAAAGATCTGAATGTTGGGTGCATGTTGATGGTGGACGAACCCATCAGTTATGTGAACACACGTCTTGCCTACCATCGATTTGTTGAACGTTTTGGACCAGATGACTTTTTCAGCATGAAACAATGGGTAGACTCTCGAATAGAGAGTATGGAGTTAAAGCATATTTTGCCGTTTTGGCGTCTGGGTGGATATGATGCTGAGTTCCTGATTCACAGTGCTACCCACATTTCCAGTCTTCTTCCTGATGCAAGTGATGAGGAAATGCTTGATATTCAGTCTGGAATTCATACGATGTGGTCGTCCTACTATGTGATGGAGCAGCAAGGGGGGCTCGCATTTCTGGCAGGGCAGCTGTTATATGAGATGTATATGTATGAGGATGCAAAACGGTTTCTGGAGATATCGTTGGTTGCAGATCCGAGTAACCATAATCCAGCCGTCTTATACGATTTGGCTGTGTGCTGTTATGAACTTGAACTGGAAGAAGAAACCCTGTCATATACGCATAAAGTATTGGCTCTGGAACCTGATCATGAAGAGGCGGCAGCGTTGCTCCAGAGTTTCGAGTTGATCTGA
- a CDS encoding extracellular solute-binding protein, which translates to MKNRLWGKRVLAVMATATLALPLIAGCTASEAKDTEQRVLRVATMWGGQDDSYFRQQFTDAFELTHPNVTIEIVAAVDQSSMYGYGNTEEQPEVPDTMESLKKIMTGDNPVDVIVADTATVKSLIQENLVKQLDPLMQEDKFDTSDIVPSVLEGIKDLGDQSIYALTPTFSSSALFYNKGMFEKAGVEPPTDNMTWDDIFNLGTRLTKGEGKDHVFGFSFTTYQGGSPYYSMQQYYSSLQLKTFDDKAEKMTVDSPQWEKVWSTISKLAIDKVIPKGDEPQDQDPSGRYDPVQGDLFLSGKSAMVIGDYSYINQLIDANKNADKMKDFTKVDWDVVTPPVHPEAPEIGGSIYLSNLMAINSAAQNPDDAWELIKYMNSEDWAKIKARSSYEMVSRKSFIKPKDGLDYNIQAFYALKPIPPTNTNLDKMYQKSPGLWQVNEKGMEYFNQVLANKKTPKEALGEWAAKGNEMLEKLKKDPKATFQ; encoded by the coding sequence ATGAAGAACAGGTTGTGGGGAAAACGTGTGCTGGCTGTAATGGCTACTGCGACGCTTGCATTGCCGCTGATTGCAGGATGTACGGCAAGTGAGGCGAAAGATACAGAGCAACGTGTATTACGTGTGGCTACAATGTGGGGAGGGCAAGACGACAGTTATTTCCGTCAACAGTTTACTGATGCTTTTGAGTTGACCCATCCCAATGTAACCATTGAGATTGTAGCTGCTGTTGATCAGAGCAGCATGTATGGGTATGGCAACACGGAAGAACAGCCGGAAGTTCCGGATACGATGGAGAGTCTGAAAAAGATTATGACTGGGGATAACCCGGTTGACGTTATCGTGGCTGATACCGCCACAGTGAAATCATTAATTCAGGAGAATCTGGTGAAACAGCTGGACCCACTGATGCAGGAAGATAAGTTTGATACCAGTGATATTGTGCCTAGTGTACTGGAGGGAATTAAGGACCTTGGGGATCAGAGCATTTATGCATTGACACCAACGTTCTCCTCATCCGCTTTGTTCTATAACAAGGGCATGTTTGAAAAAGCAGGCGTGGAACCGCCAACGGACAACATGACATGGGACGATATTTTCAATCTGGGTACCCGTCTAACGAAAGGTGAAGGTAAAGACCATGTATTTGGTTTCTCTTTCACGACATATCAGGGTGGATCGCCTTACTACTCCATGCAACAGTACTACAGCTCGTTGCAGCTGAAGACGTTTGATGACAAAGCAGAAAAGATGACAGTAGATTCTCCTCAATGGGAGAAAGTATGGAGCACCATCAGCAAACTTGCGATTGACAAAGTTATTCCTAAAGGCGACGAACCACAGGATCAGGATCCGAGTGGACGTTATGATCCAGTACAGGGTGACCTATTCCTGAGTGGCAAGTCAGCCATGGTTATTGGTGATTACAGCTATATTAATCAATTAATTGATGCCAATAAAAATGCGGATAAAATGAAAGACTTTACGAAAGTGGATTGGGATGTGGTAACACCTCCAGTTCACCCGGAAGCTCCTGAAATTGGAGGCAGCATCTATCTGAGCAACCTCATGGCGATTAATAGTGCGGCTCAGAACCCGGATGATGCGTGGGAACTGATCAAGTACATGAACAGTGAGGACTGGGCTAAGATCAAAGCACGTAGCAGCTACGAGATGGTATCACGGAAGAGCTTCATCAAGCCCAAAGACGGCCTGGATTATAACATTCAAGCATTCTATGCGCTGAAACCGATCCCGCCAACAAATACCAACCTGGATAAGATGTATCAAAAATCCCCAGGCTTATGGCAAGTCAATGAAAAAGGTATGGAATATTTCAATCAAGTACTCGCGAACAAAAAGACACCAAAAGAAGCGCTTGGTGAATGGGCAGCTAAAGGAAACGAGATGCTGGAGAAATTGAAAAAGGATCCTAAAGCTACGTTTCAATGA
- a CDS encoding ABC transporter ATP-binding protein — protein MIQCEGLVKIFKSSDVEVVALQGLNLTVNQGEMMAIIGNSGSGKSTLLNILGGLDRPTAGTAVVGDWDLLKMTDAQLVEYKRHTVGFIWQNNGRNLLPYLTALENVETPMILGGKRDRAYAKQLLEWVGLKDRMHNKLHQLSGGEQQRVAIAISLSNRPKILLADEPTGSVDSETCDTIMGIFRRMNKELGVTIVIVTHDLTLAGKVDRIVAIRDGLTSTEFVKRNPNLDDEHNLSEAGMPDIHEAFVIIDRAGRLQVPKEYLEALSIDNRATLEFDGERIVITPPR, from the coding sequence GTGATCCAATGCGAAGGACTTGTCAAAATTTTTAAATCCAGCGATGTGGAAGTCGTTGCCCTTCAGGGTCTCAACCTGACTGTCAATCAAGGTGAAATGATGGCCATCATCGGTAACAGCGGTAGCGGTAAATCCACGCTACTGAATATTCTGGGCGGACTTGATCGTCCTACGGCTGGTACGGCTGTTGTAGGAGACTGGGATTTGCTCAAGATGACAGATGCCCAATTGGTCGAATACAAACGTCATACGGTAGGTTTTATCTGGCAAAATAACGGTCGTAACTTGCTGCCTTATCTCACTGCACTGGAAAATGTGGAGACTCCCATGATTCTGGGAGGCAAGCGAGATCGTGCTTATGCAAAACAGTTGCTCGAATGGGTAGGCCTTAAGGATCGGATGCATAACAAATTGCATCAATTGTCAGGAGGAGAGCAACAACGGGTAGCGATTGCGATCTCCTTATCCAATCGTCCCAAAATTCTGCTTGCAGATGAACCTACCGGTTCGGTCGATTCCGAGACATGTGATACAATCATGGGTATTTTCCGAAGAATGAACAAGGAGCTCGGCGTTACGATTGTCATCGTTACCCATGATTTGACACTTGCTGGCAAGGTAGACCGGATCGTTGCGATTCGGGACGGCTTGACCAGTACCGAGTTTGTGAAGCGTAACCCGAATCTGGATGATGAGCATAACTTGTCCGAGGCGGGTATGCCGGACATCCATGAAGCATTCGTCATTATAGACCGTGCAGGACGACTTCAGGTGCCAAAAGAGTATCTGGAGGCCTTATCCATTGATAACCGGGCGACATTGGAATTTGACGGTGAACGTATTGTTATTACACCGCCAAGATAA
- a CDS encoding FtsX-like permease family protein — protein sequence MGLPLLRLLFRKMWNTRWMTFSTLIGLIVAVAFTVSIPMYADGALKRVVAQTLQDNSEGLPAGSLLMSYQAPGGVKTDTRGLDEVDRYIREDVPRDIGFPFHTYVNSRSIRSTEVSPEDPTKVDASRARSMSLGTMSGLDAQVNYSAGVKPGNQVKDDTIEAVMLEEGMYRNDLHIGDILEYPVYSGLDITLRVKITGSFKADDPNSPYWVQGFDGMMNGLYVDESVFNDVLLKEKGIPLQNSRWYYAFDLKEIQTSQLSGLTSMLERLDIDLYQRLKDTKVDITFGDLLKQFRSQSLQLQTMLFTLAAPMIAMVFYFIAMNARQSLQKQESDIAVLRSRGASARQIFSLYLLEGIFLGAIALVIGPLLGWFMAKSIGSASGFLSFVDRKSIPIGVSKEAILLGVAAVLVAIIASLIPAITYARATIVSAKRRQARTDRAPVWQRWFLDVVLLGLAGYGYYLFYERQMLTFQTGMTTDQLQVQPFLFFVPALAIFALGLFFLRLFPWILKLIQLIGRKFLPVPLYLTLTQLSRSSSSYYPLMILLVLTLGLGVYNSAAARTIDLNSTERTLYRYGSDVIMQTVWEGTPEVKPGGSGQNGGTGGGQQGGGNGGGGSAGGGSGGGNGGGGAPGGGGGSSQPSKVIYSEPPFEVFRRLDGVEHAARVLQTKGNIIVSGKSGGQGMLVGIDNVDFAQVAWFRNDLFPAHPYKYLDLLGKYEGAVLISSKFADKFKLKTGDLVSMGVQGQAIEFVVFGIIPYWPAQYPDQMPFFVANLDYIYDQVPLIPYEVWLKMEPDAKVAPLMEKLAAEGIELSSVRDVRTELVSQGKHPSRGGVFGILSLGFLVSVIISLIGYVLYWFFNLSGRVVQFGVLRAMGLSRAQLSGMLLLEQVFTAGLSILLGIGIGQVSSRLFLPFLQTTDNVSAQVPPFRIVFEQQDMLQLYGVTIVMLVIGATMLLWQIRRLRVHQAVKMGEER from the coding sequence ATGGGGCTGCCATTGCTTCGGCTACTGTTCCGCAAAATGTGGAACACGCGCTGGATGACCTTCAGCACACTGATCGGATTGATTGTGGCGGTAGCGTTCACCGTCAGTATTCCAATGTATGCCGATGGTGCGTTGAAACGGGTCGTCGCGCAAACGCTGCAGGATAACAGTGAAGGGTTGCCAGCCGGTTCGTTGCTTATGAGTTATCAGGCACCTGGTGGCGTGAAGACAGACACTCGGGGTCTGGACGAAGTAGATCGTTATATTCGTGAGGATGTCCCTCGCGATATTGGGTTTCCTTTTCATACGTATGTGAATTCCAGATCCATTCGCAGCACAGAGGTGAGCCCGGAAGATCCAACCAAAGTGGATGCCAGCAGGGCGCGCAGTATGAGTCTGGGTACGATGAGTGGGCTGGATGCACAGGTGAATTACTCTGCCGGGGTGAAACCTGGAAACCAGGTCAAAGATGACACGATCGAGGCAGTCATGTTGGAAGAGGGGATGTACCGTAACGACCTGCATATCGGCGATATTCTGGAATATCCGGTGTATAGCGGTCTTGATATCACGTTACGTGTAAAGATTACGGGGTCCTTCAAGGCAGATGATCCAAACAGCCCTTACTGGGTACAAGGATTTGACGGCATGATGAATGGACTATATGTGGATGAATCGGTTTTTAATGATGTTTTACTGAAGGAAAAAGGGATTCCACTTCAAAATTCACGTTGGTATTATGCCTTTGATCTGAAAGAAATTCAAACCAGCCAGTTATCAGGTCTGACTTCCATGCTGGAAAGGCTGGATATCGATCTGTACCAGCGGCTGAAAGATACAAAAGTGGACATCACCTTTGGTGATCTGCTCAAGCAGTTCCGCAGTCAGAGTCTGCAATTGCAGACCATGTTGTTTACCTTGGCAGCACCGATGATTGCGATGGTCTTTTATTTTATTGCGATGAACGCCAGACAGTCATTACAGAAGCAAGAGAGTGATATTGCGGTATTGCGCAGTCGTGGAGCTTCAGCTCGGCAGATCTTCTCTCTCTACTTGCTTGAAGGCATATTTCTGGGCGCTATTGCGCTGGTTATTGGGCCGTTGCTCGGTTGGTTTATGGCCAAGAGTATTGGTTCAGCAAGTGGCTTTCTCTCGTTCGTAGATCGGAAGTCTATTCCGATCGGTGTATCAAAAGAAGCTATTCTCCTGGGAGTAGCAGCGGTCCTTGTAGCGATCATCGCATCACTTATCCCTGCGATAACCTATGCACGGGCAACCATTGTATCTGCCAAACGGCGGCAAGCACGAACAGACCGTGCTCCAGTATGGCAGCGCTGGTTCCTGGACGTTGTGTTGCTGGGTCTGGCTGGATATGGATACTACCTGTTCTATGAACGTCAGATGTTGACCTTCCAGACCGGAATGACAACCGATCAGTTGCAGGTACAGCCGTTTCTATTCTTTGTACCCGCACTCGCGATCTTTGCGCTTGGATTATTCTTCCTGCGCTTGTTCCCGTGGATATTAAAGCTTATTCAGTTGATCGGTCGCAAGTTTCTCCCGGTCCCGTTGTATCTGACATTAACGCAGTTATCGCGTTCATCTTCTTCATATTATCCGCTGATGATCCTCCTTGTACTGACACTGGGACTTGGGGTGTACAACTCGGCTGCAGCTCGGACGATTGATCTGAATTCCACTGAGCGTACCTTGTACCGTTATGGTTCTGATGTGATTATGCAGACTGTATGGGAAGGAACACCTGAGGTTAAACCCGGTGGTTCCGGACAGAACGGCGGTACGGGTGGAGGTCAACAAGGTGGTGGCAATGGAGGAGGAGGTTCTGCTGGTGGTGGTTCCGGCGGAGGCAATGGCGGTGGAGGTGCTCCAGGTGGTGGTGGCGGTTCTTCGCAGCCATCCAAAGTCATCTACTCCGAACCTCCATTCGAAGTGTTCCGCAGATTAGACGGGGTTGAACATGCAGCACGCGTGCTGCAGACCAAAGGCAATATTATCGTCTCTGGTAAATCGGGTGGACAGGGAATGCTGGTCGGAATTGATAATGTGGACTTTGCTCAAGTGGCTTGGTTCCGCAACGATCTGTTCCCGGCACATCCTTACAAGTACCTTGACTTGCTTGGAAAATATGAAGGGGCTGTATTGATCTCTTCCAAATTTGCTGACAAGTTCAAACTCAAAACTGGAGACCTCGTCTCCATGGGTGTACAGGGACAGGCGATTGAATTCGTCGTGTTTGGGATCATTCCTTACTGGCCAGCCCAGTATCCGGATCAGATGCCATTCTTCGTGGCGAATCTGGATTATATCTATGACCAGGTACCTTTGATTCCTTATGAGGTATGGCTGAAAATGGAACCGGATGCCAAAGTGGCTCCATTAATGGAGAAGCTCGCAGCAGAAGGCATCGAGTTATCTTCTGTGCGTGACGTACGTACCGAATTGGTATCTCAGGGTAAACATCCGTCAAGAGGTGGTGTATTTGGGATTCTGAGCCTTGGATTCCTGGTATCGGTTATTATCTCGTTGATCGGATACGTGCTGTACTGGTTCTTCAACCTGTCCGGACGTGTTGTGCAGTTTGGTGTATTACGGGCCATGGGCTTATCCCGGGCACAACTGAGCGGTATGCTGCTGCTGGAGCAGGTGTTCACAGCGGGGCTATCGATCCTGTTAGGTATTGGAATTGGTCAGGTATCCAGTCGTTTATTCCTGCCATTCCTGCAAACGACGGATAATGTCTCTGCTCAGGTACCTCCGTTCCGGATTGTGTTTGAACAGCAAGATATGTTGCAACTGTATGGTGTCACTATAGTGATGCTGGTCATTGGTGCAACGATGTTGCTCTGGCAGATTCGCAGATTGCGGGTTCACCAGGCAGTCAAAATGGGAGAGGAGAGGTAA